Proteins encoded by one window of Streptomyces sp. ALI-76-A:
- a CDS encoding transposase has translation MLITMGGNPERLGAEASFAALCEVSPVEYSSGRRSTRRLDYCGDRQANAALHRIVFTRLRHDPRTQAHHERRTQEGKTRREIIRCLKRYAAREVFNLGRLVSRIPAL, from the coding sequence GTGCTGATCACCATGGGGGGCAATCCCGAGCGGCTGGGCGCCGAGGCGTCGTTCGCTGCGCTGTGCGAGGTCAGCCCGGTCGAGTATTCGTCGGGTCGGCGCAGCACGCGTCGGCTCGACTACTGCGGCGACCGGCAGGCGAACGCGGCCCTGCACCGCATCGTGTTCACCCGGCTACGTCACGACCCACGCACCCAGGCGCACCACGAACGTCGTACCCAGGAGGGCAAGACCCGACGTGAGATCATCCGATGCCTCAAGCGATACGCAGCCCGCGAGGTCTTCAACCTGGGCAGACTGGTTTCCCGCATCCCCGCGTTATAG
- the pcaC gene encoding 4-carboxymuconolactone decarboxylase, protein MSETPSNTLQYRFDGPEEAPVLILGPSLGTTWHMWDRQVPELAKQWRVLRFDLPGHGGAPAYPAGAVGDLTARLLATLDGLGVQRFGYAGCALGGAVGIELALRHPERLASLALIAASPRFGTADEFRQRGVIVRTNGLDPIARSSPDRWFTGGFAAAQPAITEWAVQMVRTTDPGCYIAACEALASFDVRHELARVGVPTLVLVGSDDQVTGPAEARTLVAGIPDARLAVVPGASHLVPVEQPAAVTDLLVRHFSTAWQPGFDSTTGMTAIQSAPVQTVLAAAPQQPAPIAEIAPAAVRAQEQLTGRPDPYDAGIKVRREVLGDAHVDQALAQADEFSGDFQEFITRYAWGEIWDRPGLDRRSRSCVTLTALVAGGHLDELAFHTRAALRNGLTPAEIKEVLMQAAVYCGVPAANSAFKVAQQVIREETTPTE, encoded by the coding sequence GTGAGTGAGACACCGTCGAACACCCTGCAATACCGCTTTGACGGGCCAGAAGAGGCTCCCGTCCTGATCTTGGGACCCTCCCTGGGTACCACATGGCACATGTGGGACCGGCAGGTTCCCGAGCTGGCGAAGCAGTGGCGTGTCCTCCGGTTCGACCTGCCGGGGCACGGCGGCGCCCCCGCGTACCCGGCGGGCGCGGTCGGCGACCTCACCGCGCGCCTGCTCGCCACCCTGGACGGTCTCGGCGTGCAGCGCTTCGGCTACGCGGGCTGCGCGCTCGGCGGCGCGGTCGGCATCGAACTGGCGCTGCGCCACCCCGAGCGTCTCGCCTCGCTCGCCCTGATCGCCGCCTCGCCCCGCTTCGGCACGGCGGACGAGTTCCGTCAGCGCGGGGTGATCGTACGGACGAACGGTCTCGACCCGATCGCCCGTTCGTCCCCCGACCGCTGGTTCACCGGCGGGTTCGCCGCCGCGCAGCCCGCGATCACCGAGTGGGCCGTGCAGATGGTGCGTACCACCGACCCCGGCTGCTACATCGCCGCGTGCGAGGCGCTGGCCTCGTTCGACGTGCGGCACGAACTGGCGCGCGTGGGTGTGCCCACGCTGGTCCTCGTCGGCTCGGACGACCAGGTCACCGGTCCCGCCGAGGCCCGCACCCTGGTCGCCGGCATCCCGGACGCCCGGCTCGCCGTCGTGCCCGGCGCCTCCCACCTGGTGCCGGTCGAGCAGCCCGCCGCCGTCACCGACCTGCTGGTGCGGCACTTCTCCACCGCCTGGCAGCCCGGCTTCGACTCCACCACCGGGATGACGGCGATCCAGTCCGCCCCCGTCCAGACGGTCCTGGCCGCCGCGCCTCAGCAACCCGCGCCGATCGCCGAGATCGCCCCGGCCGCGGTGCGGGCACAGGAACAGCTCACGGGCCGTCCCGATCCGTACGACGCCGGCATCAAGGTGCGGCGCGAGGTGCTCGGCGACGCGCACGTGGACCAGGCGCTGGCGCAGGCCGACGAGTTCTCCGGGGACTTCCAGGAGTTCATCACCCGCTACGCCTGGGGCGAGATCTGGGACCGGCCGGGCCTGGACCGGCGCTCGCGCAGCTGTGTCACCCTCACCGCCCTGGTCGCGGGCGGCCACCTCGACGAGCTCGCCTTCCACACCCGCGCGGCCCTGCGCAACGGCCTCACCCCCGCCGAGATCAAGGAGGTGCTGATGCAGGCGGCGGTCTACTGCGGCGTCCCGGCGGCGAACAGCGCCTTCAAGGTGGCCCAGCAGGTCATCCGCGAGGAGACGACCCCCACCGAGTGA
- a CDS encoding MBL fold metallo-hydrolase, which produces MKLTKKSHACVRLEKDGRTLVLDPGGFSEEDAALGADAILVTHEHPDHFSEERLRAALEADPATELWTLRSVAEKVSAAFPGRVHTVGHGDTFTAAGFDVQVHGELHAVIHPDIPRITNIGFLVDGGKVFHPGDALTVPGHAVETLMLPVMAPWNKISEVIDYLREVAPQRAYDIHDALLTDLARPIYDKQIGALGGTDHLRLTPGESAEV; this is translated from the coding sequence ATGAAGCTCACGAAGAAGTCGCACGCCTGCGTCCGCCTGGAGAAGGACGGCCGGACGCTCGTCCTGGACCCCGGCGGATTCAGCGAGGAGGACGCCGCCCTGGGCGCGGACGCGATCCTCGTCACCCACGAGCACCCCGACCACTTCAGCGAGGAGCGGCTGCGGGCGGCCCTGGAGGCCGACCCGGCCACCGAGCTGTGGACCCTCAGGTCGGTCGCCGAGAAGGTCTCGGCCGCCTTCCCGGGCCGCGTCCACACCGTCGGTCACGGCGACACCTTCACCGCCGCCGGCTTCGACGTCCAGGTGCACGGCGAGCTGCACGCCGTGATCCACCCGGACATCCCGCGCATCACCAACATCGGCTTCCTGGTCGACGGCGGCAAGGTCTTCCACCCCGGCGACGCGCTCACCGTCCCCGGCCACGCCGTCGAGACGCTGATGCTCCCGGTCATGGCCCCCTGGAACAAGATCTCCGAGGTCATCGACTACCTCCGTGAGGTCGCGCCGCAACGCGCCTACGACATCCACGACGCCCTCCTCACCGACCTCGCCCGCCCGATCTACGACAAGCAGATCGGCGCTCTCGGCGGCACGGACCACCTGCGCCTGACACCGGGAGAGTCGGCCGAGGTGTGA
- a CDS encoding exodeoxyribonuclease III, with amino-acid sequence MRIATWNVNSITARLPRLLAWLESSGTDVLCLQEAKVAEDAFPSDQLRELGYEAAVHATGRWNGVAVLSRVGLEDVVKGLPGDPGFEGVQEPRALSATCGPVRVWSVYVPNGREVDHPHYAYKLQWFEALKAAVAGDAAGGRPFAVLGDYNVAPTDDDVYDRAAFEGSTHVTPAERAALASLREAGLSDVVPRPLKYEHPFTYWDYRQLCFPKNRGMRIDLVYGNEPFATAVKDAYVDREERKGKGASDHAPVVVDLDV; translated from the coding sequence ATGCGCATCGCGACCTGGAACGTGAACTCGATCACCGCCCGCCTGCCGAGGCTCCTGGCCTGGCTGGAGAGCAGCGGCACCGACGTGCTGTGCCTCCAGGAGGCCAAGGTCGCCGAGGACGCCTTCCCGTCCGACCAGCTGCGCGAGCTGGGCTACGAGGCTGCGGTGCACGCGACCGGCCGGTGGAACGGCGTGGCGGTACTCTCCCGCGTCGGCCTCGAGGACGTCGTCAAGGGCCTCCCCGGCGACCCCGGCTTCGAGGGTGTCCAGGAGCCCCGCGCCCTCTCCGCGACCTGCGGTCCGGTCCGTGTCTGGTCGGTGTACGTGCCGAACGGCCGCGAGGTGGACCACCCGCACTATGCCTACAAGCTCCAGTGGTTCGAGGCGCTGAAGGCGGCCGTCGCGGGTGACGCGGCGGGCGGCCGCCCCTTCGCGGTGCTGGGCGACTACAACGTGGCGCCTACGGACGACGACGTGTACGACAGGGCCGCCTTCGAGGGCTCCACGCACGTCACCCCCGCCGAGCGCGCCGCCCTGGCGTCCCTGCGCGAGGCGGGCCTGTCCGACGTCGTCCCCAGGCCGCTGAAGTACGAGCACCCGTTCACGTACTGGGACTACCGTCAGCTCTGCTTCCCCAAGAACCGCGGCATGCGCATCGACCTGGTCTACGGCAACGAGCCGTTCGCGACAGCCGTGAAGGACGCCTACGTCGACCGCGAGGAGCGCAAGGGCAAGGGCGCCTCGGACCACGCGCCGGTCGTGGTCGACCTGGACGTCTAG
- a CDS encoding DUF6278 family protein — MKIPFLGNRHEKPGAPDPEGIAELLSECELLRSQASQVGVRLDDTPASLEELDQLVPRWRDDEEVLPWLGNDAGLYLGTVIVRTVPGAAWDLRPDGQPVIRLVSGREFDVVASGHEWASSGAPELSQLYAEVAES, encoded by the coding sequence ATGAAGATCCCTTTTCTGGGCAACCGGCACGAGAAACCCGGCGCCCCCGACCCCGAGGGCATCGCCGAACTCCTCTCCGAGTGCGAACTGCTGCGCTCCCAGGCGTCGCAGGTGGGCGTACGACTCGACGACACACCGGCCTCGTTGGAGGAGCTGGACCAGTTGGTGCCGCGCTGGCGCGACGACGAGGAGGTCCTGCCCTGGCTCGGCAACGACGCCGGCCTCTATCTCGGCACGGTCATCGTGCGCACCGTACCGGGCGCGGCCTGGGACCTCCGGCCCGACGGCCAGCCCGTGATCCGGCTCGTCTCCGGGCGCGAGTTCGACGTCGTCGCCTCCGGTCACGAGTGGGCGTCGAGCGGGGCGCCCGAGCTGTCGCAGCTGTACGCCGAGGTGGCGGAGTCATGA
- a CDS encoding CocE/NonD family hydrolase, giving the protein MGHHRNALRTTAVGAVSATLVAGGALGLAPAAQAAPGVRFVDIAGDGGTVLKANVTTPAGADGTRRHPLLVLPTSWGLPQAEYLAQAQKLADSGYVVVGYNVRGFWQSGGEIEVAGPPDLADASKVIDWALAHTPADAQRVGMAGVSYGAGISLLTAAHDKRVKAVAALSGWADLVGSIYSGRTQHVQAAAILDGASLVTGRQGAEVRQIFDDFYAANPAKEPELVAWGKKRSAATYADQLNTNGTAVMMANAWGDTVFPPNQYADFYEKLTGPKRLELRPGDHATAEITGLFGLPNDVWTNTERWFDHHLKGADNGVDREQPVLLKSRSTGGYEGYPDWKSVGANRKKIALAGTTTLRANVDSGANGGVVFLSSILDQVAQLPPVASIPLLPRRWAAVWQSERYATAQQVRGTARLHSTVTPTEESGTLVAYLYDVGPLGLGKLVSNAPYTFHGRTPGQPFGVDLELFSTAYDVPAGHRLALVIDTVDPLYLEHNPSGAQLTFSSPANDPSYVSVPLREQ; this is encoded by the coding sequence GTGGGACACCATCGCAACGCCCTGCGTACGACTGCCGTGGGTGCCGTCTCGGCGACACTGGTCGCCGGCGGCGCCCTCGGACTCGCCCCCGCCGCCCAGGCCGCGCCCGGCGTCCGCTTCGTCGACATCGCCGGGGACGGCGGGACGGTCCTCAAGGCGAACGTCACCACACCGGCCGGCGCGGACGGCACGCGACGCCACCCGCTCCTCGTGCTGCCCACGAGCTGGGGACTACCCCAGGCCGAGTACCTCGCCCAGGCCCAGAAGCTCGCGGACTCCGGCTATGTCGTGGTCGGTTACAACGTGCGCGGGTTCTGGCAGTCGGGCGGCGAGATAGAAGTCGCGGGTCCGCCCGACCTGGCCGACGCGTCCAAGGTCATCGACTGGGCGCTCGCCCACACCCCCGCCGACGCCCAGCGGGTCGGCATGGCGGGGGTCTCGTACGGCGCCGGCATCAGCCTGCTCACCGCCGCGCACGACAAGCGGGTGAAAGCGGTCGCGGCCCTCAGCGGCTGGGCCGACCTGGTCGGCTCGATCTACTCGGGCCGCACCCAGCACGTGCAGGCCGCCGCGATCCTGGACGGCGCGAGCCTGGTCACCGGCCGACAGGGCGCCGAAGTCCGGCAGATCTTCGACGACTTCTACGCCGCCAACCCGGCCAAGGAACCGGAACTCGTCGCCTGGGGGAAGAAACGTTCCGCTGCGACCTACGCCGACCAGCTGAACACCAACGGCACCGCCGTCATGATGGCCAACGCCTGGGGCGACACGGTCTTCCCGCCCAACCAGTACGCGGACTTCTACGAGAAGCTGACCGGCCCCAAGAGACTGGAACTGCGACCCGGCGACCACGCGACCGCAGAGATCACCGGCCTGTTCGGCCTGCCCAACGACGTCTGGACGAACACCGAGCGCTGGTTCGACCACCACCTCAAGGGCGCGGACAACGGCGTCGACCGCGAGCAGCCGGTACTGCTGAAGTCCCGCTCCACGGGCGGCTACGAGGGCTACCCGGACTGGAAGTCGGTCGGCGCGAACCGGAAGAAGATCGCCCTCGCGGGCACGACCACCCTGCGCGCGAACGTCGACTCGGGCGCGAACGGCGGGGTGGTCTTCCTGTCCAGCATCCTCGACCAGGTGGCCCAGTTGCCCCCGGTCGCCTCGATCCCCCTCCTCCCCCGCCGCTGGGCCGCCGTATGGCAGTCGGAGAGGTACGCCACCGCCCAACAGGTGCGCGGCACGGCCAGGTTGCACAGCACGGTCACACCGACCGAGGAGAGCGGCACCCTCGTCGCGTACCTCTACGACGTGGGGCCGCTCGGCCTCGGCAAGCTGGTCAGCAACGCGCCGTACACCTTCCACGGGCGAACCCCCGGGCAGCCGTTCGGCGTCGACCTGGAGCTGTTCTCCACCGCCTATGACGTCCCGGCAGGACACCGGCTGGCGTTGGTGATCGACACGGTCGACCCGCTGTATCTCGAGCACAACCCGTCCGGCGCGCAGCTGACCTTCTCCTCACCGGCGAACGACCCGTCGTACGTGTCGGTCCCGCTGCGCGAGCAGTGA
- the ggt gene encoding gamma-glutamyltransferase, whose product MRRPVARKLSVLAVSAAVVSVGATAPPAAPDTPVQKVPLAVGYGGAVASVDPDASAAGIEVLRKGGNAVDAAVATAAALGVTEPYSAGIGGGGYFVYYDAKSRTVRTIDGRETAPLTAGSDLFLENGKPLAFANAVSSGLAVGTPGTPATWQTALDKWGSRKLGTVLQPAERIARNGFVVDDTFRAQTASNETRFRYFPDTARLFLPGGRLPVVGSTFKNPDLARTYRELGRKGVGALYHGELGDDIVDTVNNPPVDPASGWNARPGELSEKDLAAYRAKLQAPTKTSYRGLGVYSIAPSSSGGTTVGEALNILENTDLSKASEVQYLHRFIEASRIAFADRGRWVGDPAFEDVPTKELLSQRYADSRACLIKDDAVLTSPVAPGDPRDPAACATGGTAAPTTYEGYSTTHLTVADKWGNVVAYTLTIEQTGGSGITVPGRGFILNNELTDFSFAPANPAVHDPNLPGPGKRPRSSISPTIVLDRHDKPVVALGSPGGATIITTVLQILTGFLDRGLPLVDAIAAPRASQRNAAQTELEPGLYEDTALRNRLEAIGHSFRLNPEIGAATGVQRLSGGQWLAAAETVRRGGGSAQVVRPAR is encoded by the coding sequence ATGCGTCGCCCCGTCGCAAGGAAACTGTCGGTTCTGGCGGTCTCGGCCGCCGTGGTGTCGGTGGGGGCGACCGCGCCGCCCGCCGCGCCGGACACCCCTGTCCAGAAGGTCCCGCTGGCCGTCGGCTACGGCGGCGCGGTCGCCAGCGTCGACCCGGACGCCTCCGCCGCCGGCATCGAGGTGCTGAGGAAGGGCGGCAACGCCGTCGACGCGGCCGTCGCCACCGCCGCCGCCCTCGGCGTGACCGAGCCCTACTCCGCCGGCATCGGCGGGGGCGGCTACTTCGTCTACTACGACGCCAAGTCCCGTACGGTGCGGACGATCGACGGCCGCGAGACGGCCCCGCTGACCGCCGGCTCCGACCTGTTCCTGGAGAACGGCAAGCCCCTCGCCTTCGCGAACGCCGTCAGCAGCGGCCTGGCCGTCGGCACCCCGGGCACGCCCGCCACCTGGCAGACGGCGCTGGACAAGTGGGGCAGCAGAAAGCTCGGCACGGTGCTCCAGCCCGCCGAGCGCATCGCCCGGAACGGGTTCGTCGTCGACGACACCTTCCGCGCGCAGACCGCGTCCAACGAGACCCGGTTCCGCTACTTCCCGGACACCGCGCGGCTGTTCCTGCCCGGTGGTCGACTGCCGGTCGTCGGCTCCACCTTCAAGAACCCCGATCTCGCCCGCACCTACCGGGAGCTGGGCCGCAAGGGCGTCGGCGCGCTCTACCACGGCGAACTCGGCGACGACATCGTGGACACGGTGAACAACCCGCCGGTGGACCCCGCCTCGGGCTGGAACGCCCGCCCCGGCGAGCTGTCGGAGAAGGACCTCGCGGCCTACCGCGCCAAGCTCCAGGCGCCCACGAAGACCTCGTACCGCGGTCTCGGCGTGTACTCCATCGCGCCCTCCTCCTCCGGCGGCACGACGGTCGGCGAGGCGCTCAACATCCTGGAGAACACGGACCTGTCGAAGGCGAGCGAGGTCCAGTACCTGCACCGCTTCATCGAGGCGAGCCGGATCGCGTTCGCGGACCGGGGCCGCTGGGTCGGCGACCCCGCCTTCGAGGACGTCCCCACGAAGGAACTGCTGTCCCAGCGGTACGCCGACTCGCGGGCCTGCCTCATCAAGGACGACGCCGTCCTCACCAGCCCGGTCGCGCCCGGTGATCCGCGCGACCCGGCGGCCTGCGCCACCGGCGGCACCGCCGCTCCGACGACGTACGAGGGCTACAGCACGACCCATCTGACGGTCGCCGACAAGTGGGGCAACGTCGTCGCCTACACCCTCACCATCGAGCAGACCGGCGGCAGCGGCATCACCGTGCCGGGACGCGGGTTCATCCTCAACAACGAGCTGACGGACTTCTCCTTCGCCCCGGCCAACCCGGCCGTCCACGACCCGAACCTGCCCGGTCCGGGCAAGCGACCGCGGTCGTCGATCTCGCCGACGATCGTGCTGGACCGGCACGACAAGCCGGTGGTGGCACTCGGTTCGCCCGGTGGCGCGACCATCATCACCACCGTGCTGCAGATCCTGACCGGGTTCCTCGACCGGGGGCTGCCGCTGGTCGACGCCATCGCCGCGCCGCGCGCCAGCCAGCGCAACGCGGCCCAGACCGAACTGGAACCCGGCCTCTACGAGGACACCGCCCTCAGGAACCGGCTGGAGGCCATCGGGCACTCCTTCCGGCTCAATCCGGAGATCGGCGCGGCGACCGGTGTGCAGCGGCTGTCGGGCGGGCAGTGGCTCGCGGCGGCCGAGACCGTGCGGCGGGGCGGCGGGTCGGCGCAGGTGGTCCGACCCGCGCGGTAG
- a CDS encoding ATP-dependent Clp protease ATP-binding subunit, whose amino-acid sequence MTSGFTGSEGYDPFGEFLARFFGGPRPGPRQIDIGRLLSQPARELVRGAAQYAAEHGSRDLDTQHLLRAALSAEPTRTLLSRAGADPDSLATEIDQRSGPVQHPPGEVPPPTSLSLTPAAKRALLDAHDLARARGAGHIRPEHVLSALAANPDSAAGHILNSARFTPPGLPPEAAPDGGQARDERPRVSGTPTLDKYGRDLTELARKGGIDPVIGRDEEIEQTIEVLSRRGKNNPVLIGDAGVGKTAIVEGLAQRIVESDVPDVLTGRRVFALDLTGVVAGTRYRGDFEERLNTIVGEIRAHSHELIVFIDELHTVVGAGGGGEGGSLDAGNILKPALARGELHIVGATTLEEFRRIEKDAALARRFQPILVPEPSVADAVEILRGLHDRYEAHHQVRYTDEALVAAVELSDRYLTDRRLPDKAIDLIDQAGARVRLRARTKGTDVRAMEREVEQLTRDKDQAVVDEQYEQATQLRDRIVELKKQIAEAGGDGEADEGQHLEVTAEAVAEVVSRQTGIPVSSLTEEEKDRLLGLETHLHERVVGQDEAVRVVSDAVLRSRAGLASPDRPIGSFLFLGPTGVGKTELARALADALFGSEERMVRLDMSEYQERHTVSRLIGAPPGYVGHEEAGQLTEVVRRHPYSLLLLDEVEKAHPDVFNILLQVLDDGRLTDAQGRTVDFTNTVIVMTSNLGSEAITRRGAGIGFGSGGADADEEARREQILRPLREHFRPEFLNRIDEIVVFRQLTARQLREITDLLLERTRRLLHAQGIAVEFTDAAVDWLAERGYQPEYGARPLRRTIQREVDNQLSRLLLDGTVAEGGRVTVDARDGSLSFRPAEAGTPG is encoded by the coding sequence ATGACCAGCGGCTTCACCGGCTCAGAGGGCTACGACCCGTTCGGGGAGTTCCTCGCCCGCTTCTTCGGCGGACCACGCCCCGGTCCCCGCCAGATCGACATCGGGCGGCTGCTCAGCCAGCCCGCCCGGGAACTGGTGCGGGGCGCGGCCCAGTACGCCGCCGAGCACGGCAGCCGGGACCTGGACACCCAGCACCTGCTGCGGGCCGCGCTGTCCGCCGAGCCGACCAGGACACTGCTCAGCCGGGCCGGCGCGGATCCCGACTCCCTCGCCACGGAGATCGACCAGCGGTCCGGTCCGGTCCAGCACCCGCCGGGCGAGGTCCCGCCGCCGACCTCGCTGTCCCTGACCCCGGCCGCCAAGCGTGCCCTGCTGGACGCGCACGACCTGGCCCGGGCGCGCGGCGCCGGCCACATCCGCCCCGAGCACGTGCTCAGCGCCCTCGCCGCGAACCCCGACTCGGCGGCCGGGCACATCCTCAACTCGGCCCGGTTCACGCCGCCCGGCCTGCCGCCGGAGGCAGCACCGGACGGCGGACAGGCACGTGACGAACGGCCGCGTGTCAGCGGCACCCCGACGCTCGACAAGTACGGCCGTGATCTCACCGAGCTGGCCCGGAAGGGCGGCATCGACCCGGTGATCGGGCGGGACGAGGAGATCGAGCAGACCATCGAGGTGCTCTCCCGGCGCGGCAAGAACAACCCGGTGCTCATCGGGGACGCGGGCGTCGGCAAGACCGCGATCGTGGAGGGGCTCGCGCAGCGGATCGTCGAGTCGGACGTGCCCGACGTGCTCACCGGGCGGCGGGTCTTCGCCCTGGACCTGACCGGGGTGGTCGCCGGCACCCGGTATCGCGGGGACTTCGAGGAGCGGCTGAACACCATCGTGGGCGAGATCCGCGCCCACTCCCACGAGTTGATCGTCTTCATCGACGAGCTGCACACCGTCGTCGGCGCCGGGGGCGGTGGCGAGGGCGGCTCCCTGGACGCCGGCAACATCCTCAAGCCGGCCCTGGCCCGCGGCGAGCTGCACATCGTGGGCGCGACCACCCTGGAGGAGTTCCGCCGGATCGAGAAGGACGCGGCGCTGGCGCGCCGTTTCCAGCCGATCCTGGTCCCGGAGCCGAGCGTCGCCGACGCCGTCGAGATCCTGCGCGGCCTGCACGACCGTTACGAGGCCCACCACCAGGTCCGCTACACCGACGAGGCGCTGGTGGCCGCCGTCGAGCTGTCCGACCGCTATCTCACCGACCGCCGCCTGCCGGACAAGGCGATCGATCTGATCGACCAGGCCGGTGCCCGGGTACGGCTGCGGGCGCGCACCAAGGGCACGGACGTCCGGGCCATGGAGCGCGAGGTCGAGCAGCTCACCCGGGACAAGGACCAGGCGGTCGTGGACGAGCAGTACGAGCAGGCCACTCAACTGCGTGACCGCATCGTCGAGTTGAAGAAGCAGATCGCGGAGGCGGGCGGCGACGGGGAGGCCGACGAGGGCCAGCACCTGGAGGTCACCGCCGAGGCCGTCGCGGAGGTCGTCTCGCGGCAGACGGGCATCCCGGTGAGCAGCCTCACCGAGGAGGAGAAGGACCGGCTGCTCGGTCTGGAGACGCATCTGCACGAGCGGGTCGTCGGCCAGGACGAGGCGGTCCGCGTGGTCTCCGACGCCGTGCTGCGCTCCCGTGCCGGACTGGCGAGCCCGGACCGGCCGATCGGCAGCTTCCTGTTCCTCGGCCCGACCGGTGTCGGCAAGACCGAGCTGGCGCGGGCGCTCGCCGACGCGCTGTTCGGCAGCGAGGAGCGGATGGTCCGGCTGGACATGAGCGAGTACCAGGAGCGGCACACCGTCAGCCGGCTGATCGGCGCCCCGCCCGGCTATGTCGGCCACGAGGAGGCCGGTCAGCTCACCGAGGTCGTCCGCCGCCACCCGTACTCGCTGCTCCTGCTGGACGAGGTGGAGAAGGCGCACCCGGACGTCTTCAACATCCTCCTCCAGGTCCTCGACGACGGGCGGCTGACCGACGCCCAGGGCCGCACGGTCGACTTCACCAACACGGTCATCGTGATGACCAGCAACCTCGGCTCCGAGGCGATCACCCGGCGCGGCGCCGGCATCGGCTTCGGGTCGGGCGGCGCGGACGCCGACGAGGAGGCACGCCGCGAGCAGATCCTGCGCCCGCTACGGGAGCACTTCCGGCCCGAGTTCCTCAACCGGATCGACGAGATCGTCGTCTTCCGGCAGCTGACGGCCCGTCAACTGCGGGAGATCACCGACCTGTTGCTGGAGCGGACCCGCCGTCTGCTGCACGCGCAGGGCATCGCCGTCGAGTTCACCGACGCGGCCGTCGACTGGCTGGCCGAGCGCGGCTACCAGCCGGAGTACGGTGCCCGGCCGCTGCGCCGCACCATCCAGCGGGAGGTCGACAACCAGCTCTCCCGGCTGCTGCTGGACGGCACCGTCGCGGAGGGCGGCCGGGTGACCGTGGACGCGCGGGACGGCAGCCTGAGCTTCCGGCCGGCGGAGGCCGGGACACCCGGTTAG